In a single window of the Ancylobacter polymorphus genome:
- a CDS encoding efflux RND transporter periplasmic adaptor subunit, translated as MIVPKPTQRILGVRTLVTAAGTFAGTVELPGRLVPDVNASGLVQTAVGGRLAPPEGGFKPLGTKVAAGEILAYVHPPIGASDLKDLEQQGYELDQQIAIVKRRYERLSAIPNAVTRREVEEAEIELKGLQTRRARLERVQREPEALRAPVSGVIAAADAVAGQMADPNTVVFRIVDPGRLWVEALGFSPDAGRSGATGRLPDGRTVALAFVGAGISDRAQAFPVLFSVAADTGELRPGQFLTVFAEAGAPRMGIAIPRSAVVRGANGQPIVYEHVSAERFMPREVKTEPLDASRVLVLAGLAPGRRIVTDGAELIDQIR; from the coding sequence GTGATCGTGCCCAAGCCGACCCAGCGCATCCTTGGCGTGCGCACCCTCGTGACAGCTGCCGGCACCTTTGCCGGCACTGTGGAACTACCCGGCCGCTTGGTGCCGGATGTCAATGCCAGCGGCCTTGTCCAGACCGCGGTGGGTGGGCGCCTCGCCCCGCCGGAGGGGGGCTTCAAGCCGCTTGGCACGAAGGTCGCGGCTGGCGAGATCCTCGCTTATGTGCATCCGCCCATCGGCGCCTCCGACCTCAAGGACCTGGAGCAGCAGGGCTACGAGCTGGACCAGCAGATCGCCATCGTGAAGCGCCGCTACGAGCGGCTCTCGGCCATTCCCAACGCCGTCACCCGGCGCGAGGTGGAGGAAGCGGAAATCGAGCTGAAGGGGCTCCAGACCCGCCGCGCCCGGCTGGAGCGGGTGCAGCGCGAGCCGGAGGCCCTGCGCGCGCCGGTGTCCGGCGTCATCGCCGCCGCCGATGCGGTCGCGGGGCAGATGGCGGACCCGAATACGGTGGTGTTCCGCATCGTCGATCCCGGCCGACTGTGGGTGGAGGCGCTCGGCTTCTCGCCGGATGCCGGCCGGTCCGGTGCCACAGGACGCCTGCCCGACGGGCGCACCGTGGCCCTCGCCTTCGTGGGCGCGGGGATATCCGACCGGGCCCAGGCGTTTCCCGTCCTGTTTTCCGTCGCCGCGGACACCGGGGAGCTGCGCCCCGGCCAGTTCCTGACGGTCTTCGCGGAGGCCGGCGCCCCGCGCATGGGCATCGCCATCCCCCGCTCGGCGGTAGTGCGTGGGGCGAACGGCCAGCCCATCGTCTATGAGCACGTCAGCGCCGAGCGCTTCATGCCGCGCGAGGTGAAGACGGAGCCCCTCGACGCGTCCCGCGTGCTGGTGCTGGCGGGCCTCGCGCCCGGGCGCCGCATCGTGACCGATGGCGCCGAACTCATCGACCAGATCCGCTGA
- a CDS encoding relaxase/mobilization nuclease domain-containing protein — MSDEREFRVRPGRIRSTRAQQARPFVAQALAAARKAGGGVSRSGKIASGNRSRFGSGQVASLQASRRITPHSRGAVVKARVVRHTARAGSLGQHLTYLRREGVTRDGEKARMFGPEIESVDVDAFTERCREDRHHFRFIVSPDDALEMENLRAFTRDLARQMEKDLGTELDWVAVDHWNTEHPHMHLIVRGRRDDGQDLVISRDYIKEGMRDRARDLITQELGPRTELDIRRGLERQIEAERWTELDRQLVRETRESVIIDMAPAPGRQPDEHHALKIGRLRKLETLGLATEIGNAQWVIEPEAEGTLRALGERGDIIKRMHRALGERGIERGTASYVLAAESLDVPVIGRLVARGLDDELHGSAYAIVDGVDGRSHHMRLPDLDAAGDGAPGAIVELRTFDDAHGKRRVALAVRSDLDLAHQVTATGATWLDRQAIARDPVALSDGGFGAEVSQALERRADHLIREGLAERQGRRVVFARNLIDTLRRREMEAVGEKLAAETGLAFNKAGTGEYVAGTYRQRLNLTSGRFAMLDDGLGFQLVPWSPSLERQLGKHVSGVARDDGGVDWSFGRKRGLGL; from the coding sequence ATGAGCGATGAACGCGAGTTCCGCGTCCGTCCCGGCCGCATCCGCTCGACCCGCGCTCAGCAGGCCCGCCCCTTCGTCGCCCAGGCGCTCGCCGCGGCCCGGAAGGCCGGCGGCGGGGTCTCCCGCTCCGGCAAGATCGCCTCTGGCAACCGCTCACGTTTCGGCAGTGGGCAGGTTGCCAGCCTTCAGGCCAGCCGCCGGATCACGCCGCACTCGCGTGGCGCCGTGGTGAAAGCCCGCGTCGTCCGACACACGGCCCGTGCGGGCTCGCTTGGCCAGCACCTGACCTATCTTCGCCGCGAGGGGGTGACCCGCGACGGGGAGAAGGCGCGGATGTTTGGTCCCGAGATCGAGAGCGTCGATGTCGACGCCTTCACCGAGCGCTGCCGCGAGGACCGTCACCATTTCCGCTTCATCGTCTCGCCTGACGACGCGTTGGAGATGGAGAACCTGCGGGCCTTCACCCGTGACCTCGCCCGGCAGATGGAGAAGGACCTCGGCACGGAGCTCGACTGGGTCGCGGTCGATCACTGGAACACCGAGCATCCCCATATGCATCTGATCGTGCGCGGCCGCCGCGACGATGGCCAGGATCTCGTGATCTCCCGCGACTACATCAAGGAGGGCATGCGTGATCGCGCCCGTGACCTGATCACCCAGGAGCTCGGCCCGCGCACCGAGCTCGATATCCGCCGGGGTTTGGAACGCCAGATCGAGGCCGAGCGCTGGACCGAGCTCGATCGGCAGCTCGTGCGCGAGACCCGCGAGAGCGTCATCATCGACATGGCCCCGGCTCCAGGCCGGCAGCCGGACGAACACCATGCACTGAAGATAGGGCGCCTTCGCAAACTCGAGACGCTCGGCCTCGCCACCGAGATCGGCAACGCCCAATGGGTGATAGAGCCGGAGGCGGAAGGCACCCTGCGCGCGCTCGGTGAGCGTGGCGATATCATCAAGCGCATGCACCGCGCCCTCGGCGAACGCGGTATCGAGCGCGGCACGGCCAGCTATGTCCTCGCCGCCGAGAGCCTCGATGTGCCAGTCATCGGCCGGCTGGTCGCGCGCGGCCTCGATGATGAACTCCACGGCTCGGCCTATGCCATCGTCGATGGCGTGGACGGGCGCTCCCATCACATGCGGCTGCCCGATCTCGATGCAGCCGGCGATGGCGCTCCAGGCGCCATCGTCGAACTGCGCACCTTCGACGATGCGCACGGCAAGCGACGTGTGGCACTCGCGGTGCGCTCCGATCTGGATCTCGCCCACCAGGTCACGGCCACCGGCGCCACCTGGCTCGACCGGCAGGCCATCGCGCGTGACCCCGTTGCTCTGTCGGACGGCGGCTTCGGCGCCGAGGTGAGCCAGGCGCTTGAACGGCGTGCCGACCATCTCATCCGCGAGGGCCTGGCCGAGCGGCAGGGACGGCGTGTCGTCTTCGCCCGCAATCTCATCGACACGCTCCGCCGCCGGGAAATGGAGGCTGTGGGGGAGAAACTCGCCGCCGAGACCGGCCTGGCGTTCAACAAGGCTGGCACCGGCGAGTATGTCGCCGGCACGTATCGCCAGCGCCTCAACCTCACGTCCGGTCGCTTCGCCATGCTCGATGACGGGCTCGGTTTCCAGCTCGTGCCCTGGTCGCCCTCGCTGGAACGCCAGCTCGGCAAGCATGTCTCCGGCGTCGCCCGTGATGATGGTGGCGTCGACTGGAGCTTCGGTCGCAAGCGCGGCCTCGGCCTCTGA
- a CDS encoding response regulator yields the protein MSPEGHILIVDDDAEIRRLAGKFLREHGHKVTAAQDAREMRETMAAGTVDLVILDIMLPGTSGLDLCRDIRRTSNVPIIMLTARGSDVDRIVGLELGADDYLAKPFNPRELLARIHAVLRRTRLSDPAAVNGGTCLAFSGWMLDTRRRELTNPEGAIVDLSTGEYDLLLTFLEHPQRVLTRDQLMDAAKNRIATGFDRAIDIQVSRLRRKLDSSGGPEMVKTVRGTGYFFVPEVARS from the coding sequence GTGTCCCCCGAAGGCCACATCCTCATCGTTGACGACGATGCCGAGATCCGGCGTCTCGCCGGCAAGTTCCTGCGTGAGCACGGGCACAAGGTCACGGCCGCGCAAGACGCCCGCGAGATGCGGGAGACAATGGCCGCCGGCACGGTGGACCTCGTCATTCTCGACATCATGCTGCCGGGGACGAGCGGGCTCGATCTGTGCCGGGACATCCGCCGCACCTCCAATGTGCCCATCATCATGCTGACCGCCCGCGGCAGCGATGTGGACCGGATCGTCGGCCTGGAACTCGGCGCGGACGACTATCTGGCCAAGCCCTTCAACCCGCGCGAACTGCTCGCCCGCATCCATGCGGTGCTGCGGCGGACCCGGCTGTCCGACCCCGCCGCTGTTAATGGCGGCACTTGCCTGGCATTTTCTGGCTGGATGCTCGATACGCGGCGACGGGAACTGACCAACCCGGAAGGCGCCATCGTCGATCTTTCCACCGGCGAATATGATCTGCTGCTGACCTTCCTGGAGCATCCCCAGCGCGTGCTCACGCGCGACCAGCTGATGGATGCCGCGAAGAATCGCATCGCCACCGGCTTCGACCGGGCGATCGATATCCAGGTGAGCCGGCTGCGCAGGAAGCTCGATTCGAGCGGCGGGCCGGAGATGGTGAAGACAGTGCGTGGGACCGGCTATTTCTTTGTCCCGGAGGTGGCGCGCTCATGA
- a CDS encoding CopG family transcriptional regulator, whose product MAGRTKKAQISVYLEPDIMDMLAHYAAQRDQSMSLIAQAAIASFLSPDSAERQEAALARRLGQIDRRLARLERDLGISTEAFATFIRFWLATTPALPEPAAQATRAKLSERYAAYTRALGRRLAKGPQLRQEIVEDVSQLESDGGRRS is encoded by the coding sequence ATGGCAGGTCGCACGAAGAAAGCGCAGATCTCGGTCTATCTCGAGCCCGACATCATGGACATGCTGGCCCACTACGCCGCCCAGCGCGACCAGTCCATGTCCCTGATCGCCCAGGCTGCGATCGCCTCCTTCCTGTCCCCCGACAGTGCCGAGCGCCAAGAGGCCGCTCTTGCCAGGCGCCTCGGCCAGATCGATCGCCGCCTCGCGCGACTGGAGCGCGACCTCGGCATCTCGACCGAGGCCTTCGCCACCTTCATCCGCTTCTGGCTCGCCACCACCCCCGCGCTGCCCGAACCCGCCGCCCAGGCCACGCGGGCCAAGCTCTCCGAGCGCTACGCAGCCTACACCCGCGCACTCGGCCGGCGCCTCGCCAAGGGGCCACAGCTGCGGCAGGAGATCGTGGAGGATGTTTCTCAACTGGAGAGTGACGGAGGCCGCCGGTCGTGA
- a CDS encoding efflux RND transporter permease subunit, giving the protein MFTVLVTQSLRNRLLVLALALVLVVYGAYAVTRLPVDVLPDLNRPTVTIMTEAEGLAPAEVEQLVTFPLETAMNGLPGLVRLRSVSGVGLSVVYVEFDFGTDIFRNRQQIAERLALVRDRLPANVAPQMGPISSIMGQILMFAVTSDTVSPMAVRETADFVIRPRLLAIPGIAQVIPMGGEVRQFRVSPDVSAMRAYGITLDALEKALSQFGTNSGGGFADQGGREFLIRNIARTLSLDDLKTLVLPRPAGGSVFLHQIAQVDYAARLKRGDAGYMGRPAVILSVEKQPEADTLALTNAVEEAVADLNRTLPDGIRISPPVFRQADFIAASIGNVEKVLLEAMAVVAVVLFLFLLNWRTTLISLTAIPVSILATAIVFHAFGLSINTMTLGGLAIAIGELVDDAVVDVENIFRRLRENAAAAVPRPVFDVVVAASREVRSGIVYATLIIVLVFVPLFALPGIEGRLFAPLGQAYIVSILASLLTSITLTPVLAFYLLPALSRHAERDGALVRMLKGGYAALLSTAFRHPRLVMGTTALLFVGALAGAASLPRAFLPPFNEGSLTISMSFRPGLSLAESDRMGLVAETLILDVPEVKAVGRRTGRAELDEHAEGVHASEIEVDLRPSDRSRAEITADIRDRLAVLPASFNLGQPISHRLDHMLSGVRAEIALKLFGDDLDTLRATAESLRQRLGAIPGLVDLQVERQVRVPEVTVSVDYGRAALHGLQPAQVTDALARLSNGRVVSTLVDGNRRFDLVVRLPEARRSAEGLARLLIETPSGWVPLSQVADVKETDGPNQILREGGRRRIVVLANTSGGRDTAAIIADMRRVLAATDLPSGMSTSLEGTFAAQEESMRTIGGLAAVSLLLVFAILYSRYRSALFALVIMGSVPLALIGAVVALWLAGQPLSVASMIGFVTLTGIAARNGILKISHIINLAITEGLPFGPALVARGSLERLTPVLMTAASAGIALLPLMSGAEVPGKEILHPVAVTIFGGLVSATLLDAVLTPVLVLAYGRRPLERLVAAAGETGPTPAAARADAF; this is encoded by the coding sequence ATGTTCACGGTCCTCGTCACCCAATCGCTGCGCAACCGCCTGCTGGTGCTGGCGCTGGCTCTCGTGCTGGTGGTCTACGGCGCCTATGCGGTCACGCGGCTGCCGGTGGACGTGCTGCCGGACCTCAACCGGCCCACCGTCACCATCATGACCGAGGCGGAAGGCCTCGCCCCGGCGGAGGTGGAGCAACTCGTCACCTTCCCGCTGGAAACGGCCATGAACGGCCTGCCGGGCCTCGTGCGCCTACGCTCGGTTTCCGGTGTCGGCCTCTCCGTGGTCTATGTGGAATTCGACTTCGGCACCGACATCTTCCGCAACCGCCAGCAGATCGCGGAGCGCCTCGCTTTGGTGCGCGACCGGCTGCCCGCAAACGTCGCGCCGCAGATGGGTCCCATCAGCTCCATCATGGGCCAGATCCTGATGTTCGCCGTCACCAGCGACACCGTATCGCCCATGGCGGTGCGGGAGACGGCGGACTTCGTCATCCGCCCGCGCCTCCTCGCCATCCCCGGCATTGCGCAGGTCATCCCCATGGGCGGGGAGGTGCGGCAGTTCCGCGTCTCGCCGGACGTTTCCGCCATGCGCGCCTACGGCATCACGCTCGATGCGCTGGAAAAGGCGCTCTCCCAATTCGGCACCAATTCCGGCGGCGGCTTTGCCGATCAGGGCGGGCGGGAGTTCCTCATCCGCAACATCGCCCGCACCCTGAGCCTCGACGATTTGAAGACCCTCGTCCTGCCGCGCCCCGCCGGCGGCAGCGTCTTCCTCCACCAGATCGCGCAGGTGGACTACGCCGCTCGCCTGAAGCGCGGCGATGCCGGTTATATGGGCCGGCCTGCCGTGATCCTCTCCGTGGAAAAGCAGCCGGAGGCCGACACCCTTGCCCTCACCAATGCGGTGGAAGAGGCGGTGGCCGACCTCAACCGCACGCTGCCCGATGGCATCCGCATCTCCCCGCCCGTGTTCCGGCAGGCGGACTTCATCGCCGCCTCCATCGGCAATGTGGAGAAGGTGCTGCTGGAAGCCATGGCGGTGGTGGCCGTGGTGCTGTTCCTGTTCCTTCTCAACTGGCGCACAACCCTCATTTCGCTCACCGCCATCCCGGTGTCGATCCTGGCCACCGCCATCGTGTTCCACGCCTTCGGCCTCTCCATCAACACCATGACGCTGGGTGGCCTCGCCATCGCCATCGGCGAGCTCGTGGACGATGCTGTGGTGGATGTGGAGAACATCTTCCGCCGGCTGCGCGAGAATGCCGCCGCAGCCGTGCCCCGTCCCGTGTTCGACGTGGTGGTGGCGGCGAGCCGGGAGGTGCGCTCCGGCATCGTCTACGCGACCCTCATCATCGTGTTGGTGTTCGTGCCACTGTTCGCCCTGCCGGGCATCGAGGGGCGGCTGTTCGCCCCGCTGGGGCAGGCCTATATCGTCTCGATCCTCGCGAGCCTTCTGACCTCCATCACACTCACGCCGGTGCTCGCCTTCTATCTGCTGCCGGCCCTCAGCCGCCATGCGGAAAGGGACGGCGCGCTGGTGCGGATGCTGAAGGGTGGCTACGCGGCGTTGCTCTCCACCGCCTTCCGCCACCCGCGCCTGGTGATGGGCACGACCGCGCTGCTCTTCGTCGGTGCGCTGGCCGGTGCCGCAAGTCTGCCGCGCGCCTTCCTGCCGCCGTTCAACGAGGGCTCGCTCACCATTTCCATGTCGTTCCGCCCCGGCCTCTCGCTGGCAGAGAGCGACCGCATGGGGCTTGTCGCCGAGACGCTGATCCTGGACGTGCCGGAGGTGAAGGCGGTGGGTCGGCGCACCGGCCGGGCGGAGCTGGACGAACATGCGGAGGGCGTGCACGCCTCCGAGATCGAGGTGGACCTGCGGCCCTCCGACCGCAGCCGGGCCGAGATCACGGCGGATATCCGCGACCGCCTCGCCGTCCTGCCGGCGTCCTTCAATCTGGGCCAGCCCATCTCCCACCGGCTGGACCACATGCTCTCCGGCGTGCGGGCCGAGATCGCCCTGAAACTGTTCGGCGACGACCTCGACACCTTGCGCGCCACGGCGGAAAGCCTGCGCCAGCGCCTCGGCGCCATTCCCGGCCTCGTCGACCTGCAGGTGGAGCGGCAGGTGCGGGTGCCGGAGGTGACGGTGAGCGTGGATTACGGCCGCGCCGCCCTCCATGGCCTCCAGCCCGCACAGGTGACGGACGCGCTGGCGCGGCTCTCCAACGGGCGCGTGGTCTCGACCCTCGTGGACGGCAACCGGCGCTTCGACCTGGTGGTGCGCCTGCCCGAGGCAAGGCGCAGCGCCGAGGGGCTGGCCCGCCTCCTCATCGAGACCCCATCCGGCTGGGTGCCCCTCTCCCAGGTGGCGGACGTGAAGGAGACGGACGGGCCGAACCAGATCCTGCGCGAGGGCGGGCGGCGGCGAATCGTCGTGCTCGCCAACACCTCTGGCGGGCGCGACACGGCGGCCATCATCGCCGACATGCGCCGCGTGCTCGCCGCGACGGACTTGCCGTCCGGCATGTCCACGAGCCTCGAAGGCACCTTCGCGGCGCAGGAGGAATCCATGCGCACCATCGGCGGCCTCGCGGCCGTATCGCTGCTCCTGGTCTTCGCCATCCTCTACAGCCGCTACCGCTCGGCGCTGTTCGCGCTGGTCATCATGGGCAGCGTGCCGCTGGCCCTCATCGGCGCGGTGGTGGCCTTGTGGCTGGCCGGGCAGCCGCTCTCGGTGGCGAGCATGATCGGCTTCGTGACGCTGACCGGCATCGCCGCGCGCAACGGCATCCTGAAGATCAGCCACATCATCAATCTCGCCATCACCGAAGGCCTGCCGTTCGGTCCGGCCCTCGTGGCGCGCGGGAGCCTTGAGCGGCTGACCCCGGTACTGATGACGGCCGCCTCCGCCGGCATCGCCCTGCTGCCGCTCATGAGCGGGGCCGAGGTGCCGGGCAAGGAGATCCTGCACCCGGTGGCCGTCACCATCTTCGGCGGCCTCGTCAGCGCCACGCTGCTCGATGCCGTGCTCACCCCCGTCCTCGTCCTCGCCTACGGCCGCCGCCCGCTGGAGCGGCTGGTGGCGGCGGCGGGCGAGACCGGCCCCACACCAGCCGCCGCCCGTGCGGATGCCTTTTGA
- a CDS encoding conjugal transfer protein TraG gives MSATKILWGQILTVLLIVLATIWGATQYVAWSLRFQAQLGAPWFEWLGLPVYYPPAFFWWWYFFDAYAPNVFFRGALIAASGGFLSIVVAIALSVWRAREASRVETYGSARWAEKEEVRAAGLLGTDGVVLGRFDRAYLRHDGPEHVLCFAPTRSGKGVGLVVPSLLTWPGSAIVHDIKGENWQLTAGFRARHGRVLLFDPTNTKSAAYNPLLEVRRGEWEVRDVQNIADILVDPEGSLEKRNHWEKTSHALLVGAILHVLYAETDKTLAGVAAFLSDPKRPIETTLDAMMKTAHLGEAGPHPVIASAARELLNKSDNERSGVLSTAMSFLGLYRDPVIAEVTRRCDWRIADIVGGKAPSTLYLVVPPSDINRTKPLIRLLLNQIGRRLTEDLQAKGGRHRLLLMLDEFPALGRLDFFESALAFMAGYGLKAFLIAQSLNQIEKAYGPNNSILDNCHVRVSFATNDERTAKRVSDALGTATEMKAMKNYAGHRLSPWLGHLMVSRSETARPLLTPGEVMQLPPTDEIVMVAGTPPIRAKKARYYEDARFRDRLLPPPTPSRGPTVQHDDWTALPLPRPQEGTAGSTADEGRDDDPTGSEHRHQPELSRVKPVEKSQPIENEFEFDTDRDDEMEDVATRNRRMTGLMQGVARQVSLNPNDGMEL, from the coding sequence ATGTCGGCGACGAAAATCCTCTGGGGGCAGATTCTCACCGTGCTGCTGATCGTGCTCGCGACCATCTGGGGCGCGACACAATATGTGGCCTGGAGCCTCCGCTTTCAGGCACAGTTGGGCGCGCCGTGGTTCGAGTGGCTCGGGTTGCCGGTCTACTACCCGCCGGCCTTCTTCTGGTGGTGGTACTTTTTCGATGCCTATGCGCCGAACGTATTCTTCCGGGGCGCGCTGATCGCAGCCTCCGGCGGTTTCCTCTCCATCGTGGTCGCCATCGCCCTGTCGGTGTGGCGGGCCCGCGAGGCCTCCAGGGTCGAGACCTATGGTTCGGCGCGCTGGGCCGAGAAGGAGGAGGTCCGCGCCGCCGGGCTCCTCGGCACCGATGGCGTCGTGCTCGGCCGCTTCGACCGTGCCTATCTGCGTCATGACGGGCCCGAGCATGTGCTGTGCTTCGCGCCGACCCGGTCCGGCAAGGGCGTCGGCCTGGTCGTGCCCTCGCTGCTGACCTGGCCGGGATCGGCAATCGTCCATGACATCAAGGGCGAGAACTGGCAGCTCACCGCCGGCTTCCGCGCCCGGCATGGACGCGTGCTGCTGTTCGACCCGACCAACACTAAGTCCGCCGCCTACAATCCGCTGCTGGAGGTGCGTCGCGGCGAGTGGGAAGTGCGTGACGTCCAGAACATCGCCGACATCCTGGTGGACCCCGAAGGCTCGCTGGAAAAGCGAAACCATTGGGAAAAGACCAGCCACGCGCTGCTCGTCGGCGCCATCCTCCACGTGCTCTATGCCGAGACGGACAAGACGCTCGCCGGCGTAGCCGCCTTCCTCTCCGATCCGAAGCGGCCGATCGAGACCACGCTCGACGCCATGATGAAGACCGCCCATCTGGGCGAGGCTGGCCCGCATCCCGTCATTGCCAGCGCCGCCCGCGAACTTCTGAACAAATCCGACAATGAACGCTCGGGCGTGCTCTCCACCGCCATGTCCTTTCTCGGTCTCTACCGCGATCCGGTGATTGCCGAGGTGACGCGGCGCTGCGACTGGCGCATCGCCGATATCGTCGGCGGCAAGGCTCCCTCGACCCTCTATCTCGTGGTGCCCCCGTCCGACATCAACCGCACCAAGCCGCTGATCCGCCTCCTCCTCAACCAGATCGGTCGGCGGCTCACCGAGGACCTGCAGGCCAAGGGCGGACGCCATCGTCTGCTGCTCATGCTCGACGAGTTCCCCGCGCTCGGCCGGCTCGACTTTTTCGAGAGCGCGCTTGCCTTCATGGCCGGCTATGGCCTGAAAGCCTTCCTCATCGCCCAGTCGCTGAACCAGATTGAGAAGGCTTACGGGCCGAACAATTCGATCCTCGACAACTGCCATGTCCGGGTGAGCTTCGCCACCAACGACGAGCGCACCGCCAAGCGCGTGTCCGATGCGCTCGGCACCGCCACCGAGATGAAGGCGATGAAGAACTACGCCGGCCATCGGCTATCGCCCTGGCTCGGTCATCTCATGGTATCGCGCTCGGAAACCGCCCGCCCGTTGCTCACGCCCGGCGAGGTCATGCAGTTGCCGCCCACGGACGAGATCGTCATGGTCGCCGGCACCCCGCCGATCCGGGCGAAGAAGGCCCGCTACTACGAGGATGCGCGCTTCCGGGACCGGCTCCTGCCGCCGCCAACGCCCTCTCGTGGCCCGACCGTCCAACACGATGACTGGACCGCGCTGCCATTGCCCAGGCCCCAGGAGGGTACGGCCGGGAGCACAGCGGACGAAGGTCGAGACGATGACCCGACCGGCTCCGAACACCGGCATCAGCCCGAGCTCAGCCGCGTCAAGCCGGTCGAGAAAAGCCAGCCCATCGAGAATGAGTTCGAGTTCGACACGGATCGCGACGACGAGATGGAGGACGTCGCCACCCGGAACCGCCGCATGACCGGACTGATGCAAGGTGTGGCGCGGCAGGTCAGCCTCAATCCCAATGACGGCATGGAGCTGTGA
- a CDS encoding ATP-binding protein, protein MIRAIDSLALRTAVVAVLGIVVVHVLSLWTYEHAMERERHAAHAVRLADQVVALRRSLAAAPAERREEVAHALSGGAIDAHWGRDAMAATGPHADESAKRLAAEVRALAPDLAAADILVGAGPDPHLSLVAVRLPDGSWLNVRLFASVPQTAGGHGSLLSTTLMAVGVLLLSLAIAAWLTRPLRAMARTVAALPPDAARIHLPETGPKEVRELAHAFNGMQARIAGLVERRTQALAAVSHDLRTPMTRLRFRLEDVSDPALREAIAGDVAEMEQMVEATLSYLRGEASEEPVRPLDLVALVETIVDDARDRGLRADLSAPPRLVVAGRLVSLKRMVGNLVENALAYGGSAHVSIMDEEADAVLTVRDEGPGIPEDQLAAVLEPFVRLEASRSRATGGVGLGLTIASAVAEAHGGTLSLANATGGGLVATVRLPKDPG, encoded by the coding sequence ATGATCCGCGCCATCGACAGCCTCGCTCTGCGGACCGCAGTCGTGGCCGTGCTCGGAATCGTCGTGGTCCATGTGCTGAGCCTGTGGACCTACGAACATGCCATGGAGCGGGAGCGCCATGCGGCACATGCCGTCCGCCTCGCCGACCAGGTCGTGGCGCTTCGCCGGTCACTCGCCGCCGCACCTGCGGAGCGTCGGGAGGAGGTGGCCCATGCCCTGTCGGGGGGCGCCATCGATGCCCATTGGGGCCGCGATGCCATGGCCGCGACGGGGCCCCACGCCGACGAGTCCGCCAAACGCCTCGCCGCCGAGGTGCGCGCGCTCGCACCGGACCTTGCGGCAGCGGACATTCTGGTTGGCGCCGGGCCCGATCCACACCTTAGCCTCGTGGCCGTGCGCCTGCCCGACGGGAGCTGGCTGAATGTGCGCCTGTTTGCCTCCGTGCCACAGACCGCCGGGGGGCATGGGTCCCTGCTCTCCACCACGCTGATGGCGGTGGGGGTTCTGCTCCTGTCCCTCGCCATCGCCGCGTGGCTCACGCGACCTTTGCGGGCCATGGCGCGCACCGTCGCGGCCCTGCCGCCGGATGCGGCGCGCATTCACTTGCCCGAGACGGGGCCGAAGGAGGTCCGCGAACTGGCCCATGCCTTCAACGGCATGCAGGCGCGGATCGCCGGGTTGGTCGAGCGGCGCACCCAGGCCCTCGCCGCGGTCTCCCACGACCTGCGCACGCCCATGACGCGCCTGCGCTTCCGCCTCGAGGATGTGAGCGACCCGGCGCTGCGCGAGGCCATCGCCGGGGACGTCGCGGAGATGGAGCAGATGGTCGAGGCGACGCTCTCCTACCTGCGCGGCGAGGCGAGCGAGGAGCCGGTGCGGCCGCTCGATCTCGTGGCCCTGGTGGAAACCATCGTGGACGACGCGCGGGACCGGGGCCTGCGGGCCGATCTTTCGGCGCCGCCGCGCCTCGTCGTCGCGGGACGACTCGTCAGCCTGAAGCGGATGGTGGGCAATCTGGTGGAAAACGCGCTCGCCTACGGCGGCTCCGCGCATGTGTCCATCATGGACGAGGAGGCGGATGCCGTCCTGACGGTGCGGGATGAGGGACCGGGGATTCCAGAGGACCAACTCGCCGCCGTGCTTGAGCCCTTCGTGCGGCTTGAGGCGTCGCGCAGCCGCGCCACTGGAGGCGTCGGGCTCGGCCTCACCATCGCCAGCGCGGTGGCCGAGGCGCACGGTGGCACGCTGAGCCTCGCCAACGCCACCGGCGGTGGCCTCGTCGCCACGGTGCGCCTGCCCAAGGATCCGGGCTGA